One stretch of Bradyrhizobium canariense DNA includes these proteins:
- a CDS encoding DUF2267 domain-containing protein: protein MDELVGQLAVKAGIDGVVAEKTVGIILGFLRNEGPSDKVQALIDNIPGAEAAIAASISGGGLGRLMGGGLMAVGTKLMGLGLGMSDIQNIARELFRFGRDKIGADEMGKIIAGTPGLSQFA, encoded by the coding sequence ATGGACGAATTGGTAGGACAGCTGGCTGTCAAAGCCGGCATTGATGGCGTCGTCGCCGAAAAAACCGTCGGCATCATCCTGGGTTTCCTTCGTAATGAGGGGCCTTCCGACAAAGTTCAGGCCTTGATCGACAACATTCCCGGCGCAGAAGCCGCCATCGCGGCCTCGATCAGTGGCGGCGGGCTTGGCAGATTGATGGGCGGTGGCCTGATGGCGGTCGGCACCAAGCTGATGGGGCTTGGCTTGGGCATGAGCGACATTCAGAACATCGCGCGTGAACTTTTCCGGTTCGGCCGCGACAAAATCGGGGCCGATGAGATGGGCAAGATCATCGCGGGGACGCCGGGCCTTAGCCAATTCGCTTGA
- a CDS encoding class II aldolase/adducin family protein: MSLAEARLKEVPSEMTEAEWGQRINLAACYRLIAHYGWDDLVDTHISARVPGPEHHFLINPYGLMFDEITASSLVKVDLDGNQLTKSQYSINPAGFTIHSAIHEVREDAGCVLHLHTPDGTAVSSCMEGLLPLNQTAQLVTYDLAYHDYEGIALDHDERPRLQKDLGNKNHMLLRNHGTLTVGRSVASAFERMFHLERACTMQVRTRMLGPTAYPVDQAVVDKNTSVLSNPDRQELRSTTLVWPPLLRKLDRLDPSYKN; encoded by the coding sequence ATGTCGCTAGCGGAAGCACGCCTGAAGGAAGTGCCGTCTGAAATGACGGAGGCCGAATGGGGCCAACGGATCAATCTCGCAGCCTGCTATCGCCTCATTGCGCATTATGGCTGGGACGATCTGGTCGACACCCACATCTCCGCGCGCGTGCCGGGACCGGAACATCACTTCCTGATCAACCCCTACGGCCTGATGTTTGATGAAATCACCGCATCGAGCCTGGTGAAGGTCGACCTCGACGGCAATCAGCTCACCAAGAGCCAATACAGCATCAACCCGGCCGGCTTCACAATCCATTCGGCGATCCACGAAGTGCGCGAGGATGCCGGCTGCGTGCTTCATCTGCACACGCCCGACGGCACCGCGGTTTCGAGCTGCATGGAAGGACTGCTTCCGCTGAACCAGACCGCCCAGCTCGTCACGTATGATCTCGCCTATCACGACTATGAAGGCATCGCGCTCGATCACGACGAGCGCCCGCGCCTGCAAAAAGACCTCGGCAACAAGAACCACATGCTGCTGCGCAATCACGGCACGCTGACTGTCGGCCGCTCGGTCGCGTCCGCCTTCGAGCGCATGTTCCATCTGGAACGGGCCTGCACCATGCAGGTGCGCACCCGGATGCTGGGGCCGACCGCCTATCCCGTCGACCAGGCCGTCGTCGACAAGAATACCAGCGTGCTCTCGAACCCCGATCGGCAGGAGCTGCGCTCGACCACGCTGGTTTGGCCGCCGCTGCTGCGCAAGCTCGATCGCCTCGACCCCAGCTACAAGAATTGA
- a CDS encoding M20/M25/M40 family metallo-hydrolase, which yields MSSTAQLQPVLDRIDADFDNSLERLFALLRIKSISADPAFAGDCKAAADHLARDIATLGFATEVRPTAGHPAIVAKANGSKDGRPHVLFYGHYDVQPVDPLNLWHRPPFEPAVTTHADGRKIIVARGAEDDKGQLMTFVEACRAWKSVAGSLPVDVTIVIEGEEEVGSKNFVPFLESNKEDLKADFALVCDTGMWDPNTPAITTSLRGLVYEEVRIKAANRDLHSGIFGGGAQNPIRVLTRILGGLFDDDGHITIPGFYDGVKDLPPDILAQWKKLNLTPESFLKPIGLSIPAGEKGRLLIEQISSRPTCDVNGIIGGYTGEGSKTVIPAEASAKVSFRLVEGQDPAKIRKAFRDYVTARLPGDCSAEFGDHSSAPAIALDWNMKPLAAARRALTDEWGKEALLIGSGASIPIVADFKRTLGLDTVLVGFGLEDDNIHSPNEKYDLKSFHKGIRSWARILAALAEMKG from the coding sequence ATGTCCAGCACCGCGCAACTGCAACCGGTCCTCGACCGCATCGATGCTGATTTTGATAACAGCCTGGAGCGGCTTTTCGCGCTGCTGCGGATCAAATCGATCTCGGCCGATCCCGCCTTTGCCGGCGACTGCAAGGCGGCGGCTGATCATCTCGCCAGGGATATCGCAACGCTCGGTTTTGCGACCGAGGTCAGGCCAACGGCCGGTCACCCCGCTATCGTCGCCAAAGCGAATGGCAGCAAGGATGGGCGGCCGCATGTGCTGTTTTATGGGCACTATGATGTGCAGCCGGTCGATCCGCTCAATCTCTGGCATCGTCCGCCGTTCGAGCCCGCCGTCACCACCCACGCCGACGGACGAAAGATCATCGTCGCGCGTGGCGCGGAGGATGACAAAGGGCAGTTGATGACATTCGTCGAGGCCTGCCGGGCCTGGAAGTCGGTTGCGGGTTCGCTGCCGGTCGACGTTACCATCGTGATCGAGGGCGAAGAGGAAGTCGGATCGAAGAACTTCGTGCCGTTTCTTGAGAGCAACAAGGAAGACCTCAAGGCGGACTTCGCATTGGTTTGCGATACCGGGATGTGGGATCCGAACACGCCGGCAATCACCACCTCGCTGCGCGGCCTCGTATACGAAGAGGTGCGGATCAAGGCCGCCAATCGCGATTTGCATTCCGGCATCTTCGGCGGCGGCGCGCAAAATCCGATCCGGGTGCTGACCCGCATTCTCGGCGGCCTGTTTGACGACGACGGCCACATCACCATCCCCGGGTTTTACGACGGGGTGAAGGATTTGCCGCCGGATATTCTGGCGCAATGGAAAAAACTGAATCTGACACCGGAGTCTTTTCTCAAGCCAATCGGTCTTTCGATTCCCGCCGGCGAGAAGGGGCGCTTGCTGATCGAGCAGATCTCCTCGCGCCCGACCTGCGACGTCAATGGCATCATCGGCGGCTATACCGGCGAGGGGTCAAAGACGGTGATTCCGGCAGAGGCTTCCGCGAAGGTCTCGTTCCGCCTGGTCGAAGGGCAAGACCCCGCTAAAATCCGCAAAGCGTTTCGCGACTACGTGACCGCGCGGCTGCCTGGAGATTGCAGCGCCGAATTCGGCGACCATTCCAGCGCACCTGCCATTGCGCTCGACTGGAATATGAAGCCGCTGGCAGCCGCCAGGCGCGCGCTGACCGATGAATGGGGCAAGGAGGCGCTTCTGATCGGCTCGGGCGCATCGATCCCGATCGTGGCGGACTTCAAGCGGACGCTCGGTCTCGACACCGTGCTAGTCGGCTTCGGCCTGGAAGACGACAACATTCATTCGCCGAATGAAAAATACGACCTCAAAAGCTTTCACAAAGGCATTCGTTCATGGGCGCGAATTCTCGCCGCCCTGGCCGAGATGAAGGGATAG
- the folB gene encoding dihydroneopterin aldolase, translating into MTDTIFITGVVIHARHGVMEHETEVGQRFVIDLELSADLSESSRTDRLADTVSYSNVVATATAAFKDANYKLLERAAGAVADAILAAFTRINTVKVTVHKPHAPIAAIFDDVGVILTRTRQSS; encoded by the coding sequence ATGACCGATACGATCTTCATCACCGGCGTTGTCATCCATGCCCGCCATGGCGTGATGGAGCACGAGACGGAGGTTGGGCAGCGCTTCGTGATCGATCTCGAACTTTCGGCCGATCTGTCGGAATCCTCGCGCACCGATCGGCTCGCCGACACCGTCTCCTATTCCAATGTGGTGGCAACCGCGACGGCAGCCTTCAAGGACGCCAATTACAAGCTGCTCGAACGCGCCGCCGGCGCCGTCGCCGACGCGATCCTGGCCGCCTTTACCCGCATCAACACGGTCAAGGTCACCGTTCACAAGCCGCACGCCCCGATCGCGGCGATTTTCGACGATGTCGGCGTGATCCTGACCCGCACGCGGCAATCATCCTGA
- the folP gene encoding dihydropteroate synthase, producing the protein MIATTSRPVPPASPADHPVLQTLLSRPYPAVMGVLNVTPDSFSDGGQFIAPERALAQARRMVAEGADIIDIGAESTRPYGSQPVSAEEELKRLRPVLAEVVTLGIPVSIDSMKSSVVAWALDAGAVIANDIWGLQRDPGMAGLVASRNSPVIIMHNRDSADAGLDIMKDIASFFERSLDIAAKAGISADHIVLDPGIGFGKTHEQSMIALARLSELKVFNLPLLVGASRKRFIDQITPSEPHQRLGGSLAAHLIAAKGGARMIRTHDVAETVQSLRVTAAIEDKR; encoded by the coding sequence ATGATCGCGACCACGTCCAGACCCGTGCCTCCGGCCAGCCCGGCAGATCATCCGGTGCTGCAGACCCTGCTGTCGCGGCCATATCCGGCGGTCATGGGTGTGTTGAACGTGACCCCGGATTCATTTTCCGATGGCGGACAATTCATCGCACCAGAGCGCGCCCTGGCACAGGCTCGGCGGATGGTCGCCGAGGGCGCGGATATCATCGATATCGGCGCGGAATCCACCCGGCCCTACGGCTCGCAACCGGTCTCGGCCGAAGAAGAACTGAAACGCCTGCGACCGGTGTTGGCTGAGGTCGTCACGCTCGGAATTCCCGTATCGATCGACAGCATGAAATCGTCGGTGGTCGCCTGGGCGCTCGATGCAGGAGCGGTAATCGCCAACGACATCTGGGGACTGCAGCGCGATCCAGGCATGGCCGGGCTGGTGGCTTCGCGCAATTCACCTGTTATCATCATGCATAATCGCGACAGCGCCGACGCCGGCCTCGACATCATGAAGGACATCGCCTCGTTCTTTGAACGCTCGCTCGACATCGCCGCGAAGGCCGGCATTTCGGCCGATCACATCGTGCTCGATCCCGGCATCGGCTTTGGCAAGACCCACGAGCAGAGCATGATTGCGCTGGCGCGGCTGAGCGAGCTCAAAGTGTTCAACCTGCCGCTTCTGGTCGGCGCTTCGCGCAAACGTTTCATCGATCAGATCACCCCGTCGGAGCCGCATCAACGGCTCGGCGGCTCGCTTGCGGCGCACCTGATCGCGGCCAAGGGCGGCGCGCGGATGATTCGGACCCATGATGTGGCCGAAACAGTGCAATCGCTGCGCGTGACCGCGGCGATCGAGGACAAGCGATGA
- a CDS encoding DUF4332 domain-containing protein, with protein sequence MTYSISEIDGLTAFTAAKLKSLGIRTTDALLEATRTVKGRKALAAKTGISEQQLLEWANVSDYMRIPGMGKAKVGLVRAAGVTTVRELALRNPARLAQNMREVNTKRKLVRVLPSERSVEQLIAQARKLQPKITY encoded by the coding sequence ATGACATATTCCATTTCCGAGATTGACGGCCTGACCGCCTTTACCGCTGCGAAGCTGAAATCGCTTGGCATCCGCACCACGGACGCGCTGCTCGAGGCCACCCGTACCGTCAAAGGGCGCAAGGCGCTTGCCGCGAAGACGGGCATCAGCGAACAACAATTGCTCGAATGGGCCAACGTCTCCGACTACATGCGGATTCCCGGCATGGGCAAGGCCAAGGTCGGACTGGTGCGCGCCGCCGGCGTCACCACGGTTCGTGAGTTGGCGCTGCGCAACCCGGCACGGCTGGCGCAGAACATGAGAGAAGTGAATACCAAGCGCAAACTCGTGCGCGTTTTGCCTTCGGAAAGGTCAGTCGAGCAACTGATCGCGCAGGCTCGCAAGCTTCAGCCCAAAATCACCTATTAA
- a CDS encoding glycosyltransferase family 39 protein, giving the protein MSSITTSVIDTPSRRSVERTCDDLAILVLAAVGLIASLTFRDYGLGWDDYTHAEYADLLLRMYGSGFRDTGALSFANLYMYGGGFDMAAALLHKVIPLELFETRRLIGAVVGMIGLAVTWRLGRRVGGPLAGLAALLLLALCPTFYGHMFMNPKDAPFAVAMVVLMLGLVRLVEEYPAPSPRTVLLVGLGAGLSLGSRVLGGLALLYAVIGCIPLFAGEIRTQGAREAGRRIAHVAYVLLPSLIFGYLVMGLIWPWSVIEPANPFRALTYFSTFFEKPWKEMFDGALVSVPDMPWSYLPTLFALQMPEVLLGLSIAGVIGTFVALTRDDVTGRRKSVFLMLTLAATLPITIAMVKRPALYNGIRHFIFVIPPMAALAGVAFAWGMNWLKENRRGWQPAALAVFVFGLMLPLTEMIRLHPYQYTHFNHIAGTVRAADDLFMLDYWGLAFKQASDSLREELAERQEVPPRGRKWKVAVCGPQRPAQVALGPDFTIGWDSHAADFAMTLGEFYCKGLTAPVMVEIKRDDVVFARVYDIRGRSISSLLAIPAP; this is encoded by the coding sequence ATGTCATCCATCACGACGTCGGTCATCGATACGCCCTCACGGCGCTCGGTTGAGAGGACTTGTGACGATCTCGCCATTCTTGTGCTGGCCGCGGTCGGCCTGATCGCGAGCCTTACGTTTCGTGATTACGGATTAGGCTGGGACGATTACACCCACGCCGAATACGCCGATCTGCTGCTGCGCATGTACGGTTCCGGGTTCAGGGATACCGGCGCACTGTCCTTTGCCAATCTCTATATGTATGGCGGCGGCTTCGACATGGCGGCTGCGTTGCTGCACAAGGTCATCCCGCTCGAATTGTTTGAAACCCGCCGCCTGATCGGCGCCGTCGTCGGCATGATCGGATTGGCGGTAACGTGGCGGCTGGGCCGGCGCGTCGGCGGTCCGCTCGCCGGGCTCGCTGCTTTGCTGCTGCTGGCGCTGTGCCCAACCTTCTACGGGCACATGTTCATGAACCCGAAGGATGCGCCATTCGCGGTCGCGATGGTCGTCCTGATGCTGGGCCTTGTCCGCCTCGTCGAGGAATATCCGGCGCCCTCGCCGCGCACCGTCCTCCTCGTCGGTCTCGGCGCCGGCCTGTCGCTTGGCTCACGCGTTCTGGGCGGACTGGCGTTGCTGTATGCGGTGATCGGTTGCATCCCGCTATTCGCTGGGGAAATTCGCACCCAAGGTGCACGTGAAGCCGGCAGGCGGATTGCTCATGTCGCCTATGTGCTGCTGCCCAGTCTGATCTTTGGCTACCTGGTCATGGGCCTGATCTGGCCGTGGTCGGTGATCGAGCCGGCCAATCCGTTCCGGGCGCTGACCTATTTCTCAACCTTCTTCGAGAAACCTTGGAAGGAAATGTTCGACGGCGCGCTGGTGTCGGTGCCGGATATGCCCTGGTCGTATCTGCCGACCCTGTTCGCGCTGCAGATGCCCGAAGTACTGCTCGGCCTTTCGATTGCCGGTGTCATCGGCACATTTGTCGCGCTGACGCGCGACGATGTAACGGGCCGCCGCAAGTCCGTTTTCCTGATGTTGACCCTCGCGGCGACGCTGCCGATCACGATTGCCATGGTGAAGCGCCCCGCACTCTACAACGGCATTCGCCACTTTATTTTCGTCATTCCGCCGATGGCGGCGCTCGCGGGTGTCGCATTCGCATGGGGAATGAACTGGCTCAAGGAAAACCGCCGCGGCTGGCAGCCTGCCGCCCTGGCTGTCTTCGTGTTTGGCCTGATGTTACCGCTCACCGAAATGATCCGGCTGCACCCCTACCAATACACCCACTTCAACCATATCGCAGGAACGGTTCGCGCTGCCGATGATCTCTTCATGCTCGACTACTGGGGCCTTGCGTTCAAGCAGGCCTCTGACAGCCTGCGCGAGGAACTGGCGGAACGGCAGGAAGTGCCGCCGCGCGGACGCAAGTGGAAGGTCGCGGTATGCGGCCCGCAGCGGCCCGCCCAGGTCGCGCTCGGTCCCGACTTCACGATCGGCTGGGACAGCCACGCCGCCGACTTCGCGATGACGCTCGGCGAGTTCTACTGCAAGGGCCTGACGGCACCGGTCATGGTGGAGATCAAGCGCGACGACGTGGTGTTCGCGCGCGTCTACGATATCCGCGGGCGCAGCATCTCCAGCCTGCTGGCGATTCCGGCGCCCTAG
- a CDS encoding glycosyltransferase family 87 protein, with protein sequence MLRYPSLRAPLDILFLVCCIALTADVLAPEIWGHGKTKDYPLWFWAGQQVLQGKNLYPSDPKAYFEFIYPPLPAVLLAIPSYFGKLPLYTCLSFVNAVAWWMTSQLSNAMTGSGRIPSPWLFALPGFVTVSFVFDMFDLGQPNLMLLAMMLYGFWLLQHERPWMAGGMFALATAIKVFPVAVFPYLVWRRHWTAAASMVVLTGAFLFLVPAPVRGFQHNISELKTWYQGMVGTSSEKGFGQRDEQNWSWVNQSIIAMTHRLTRPVNYNQDDPAKPPRFMNFVDLDFKTANWIVVAISLLIGLGYIAVMPPRARRTARSDAEELGLLFCLMTVASPLARQYYFMWLFFPMTILIHRAAYDTRVAVRAGTWAALAVAGLLLCLSLPIFPDDLQAFGNNLAATAVIAAGLVWHILHPPSDVVPSSLSPASGALQPDMKA encoded by the coding sequence GTGCTGAGATATCCCTCGTTGCGAGCGCCGCTCGATATTCTGTTCCTGGTCTGCTGTATCGCGCTGACCGCCGACGTTCTCGCTCCTGAGATCTGGGGGCATGGCAAGACAAAGGATTACCCGCTCTGGTTCTGGGCCGGGCAGCAGGTGTTGCAGGGAAAGAACCTCTATCCCAGCGACCCCAAGGCCTATTTCGAATTCATCTATCCGCCGCTGCCTGCGGTCCTGCTCGCGATACCCAGTTATTTCGGCAAGCTCCCGCTCTACACCTGTCTCTCGTTCGTGAACGCAGTCGCATGGTGGATGACGTCCCAGCTCTCCAATGCGATGACGGGATCGGGGCGGATACCCAGTCCGTGGCTTTTTGCGTTGCCGGGCTTCGTTACGGTGTCCTTTGTCTTCGACATGTTTGATCTCGGCCAGCCCAACCTCATGCTGCTTGCGATGATGTTGTACGGGTTCTGGCTGCTGCAGCATGAGCGTCCCTGGATGGCGGGCGGCATGTTTGCGCTGGCGACCGCGATCAAGGTTTTCCCCGTGGCGGTGTTTCCCTATCTTGTTTGGCGAAGGCACTGGACCGCGGCGGCGAGCATGGTCGTCTTGACCGGAGCGTTTCTGTTCCTGGTTCCGGCTCCCGTACGCGGTTTCCAGCACAATATCTCCGAGCTGAAGACCTGGTATCAGGGCATGGTTGGAACGAGCTCGGAGAAGGGGTTCGGGCAGCGCGATGAGCAGAACTGGTCGTGGGTCAATCAGTCCATCATCGCAATGACGCATCGGCTGACGCGCCCGGTCAACTACAATCAGGATGATCCCGCCAAGCCGCCGCGCTTCATGAACTTCGTCGATCTTGATTTCAAGACCGCAAACTGGATTGTGGTCGCGATATCGCTCCTGATCGGGCTTGGATACATCGCAGTGATGCCGCCTCGGGCGCGCCGGACCGCTCGCTCGGATGCCGAAGAACTCGGGCTTCTGTTCTGCCTGATGACGGTGGCGTCGCCGCTGGCCAGGCAATATTATTTCATGTGGCTGTTCTTTCCGATGACCATCCTGATCCACCGTGCAGCCTACGACACACGGGTTGCGGTCCGGGCAGGGACCTGGGCGGCGCTGGCGGTCGCGGGATTGCTGCTATGCCTGTCGCTTCCCATTTTCCCGGATGACCTGCAGGCGTTCGGGAACAACCTCGCTGCAACTGCAGTGATTGCCGCAGGATTGGTCTGGCACATCCTGCATCCGCCCTCGGACGTCGTGCCGAGCTCTTTGTCTCCGGCATCAGGCGCGCTACAACCAGATATGAAAGCGTAG
- a CDS encoding helicase HerA-like domain-containing protein, which translates to MVTSDSKMTDTDEKIFIGKGEQPAWLTLALGNRHGLVTGATGTGKTVSLQVMAEGFARAGVPVFAADIKGDLSGISEVGEAKDFLVKRASDMGLTFQPDQFSTVFWDVFGEQGHPVRATVTEMGPLLLSRMLDLNDVQEGVLNVAFRVADDNGLALIDMKDLRALLDAIVPDAGKKDNDPLAAIRKAAQGFGNVTRATVGTIQRQLLVLENQGGTKFFGEPALSLKDFMRTDRDGRGMVNILVADKLMQSPRLYATFLLWMLSELFEELPEVGDPPKPKLVFFFDEAHLLFNDAPKALMDKIEQVVRLIRSKGVGVYFVTQNPVDVPDKVLGQLGNRVQHALRAFTPRDQKAVAAAAQTFRPNPKLNTAQVIMELGKGEALVSFLEGNGTPAMVERVMIRPPSARIGPITPEERKAIIDNSPVKGKYDTAIDAESAYEILQKRVAGTATTADGSAGGGGMLGHLGAIVGSIFGTNVSRGRLSTGQLIARNVTRSVTNQVVGGAVAGLGKSVGGSIGGSVGRALVRGALGGLLRR; encoded by the coding sequence ATGGTGACGTCCGACAGCAAGATGACCGATACCGACGAGAAGATTTTCATTGGCAAGGGTGAACAGCCGGCCTGGTTGACGTTGGCGCTCGGCAATCGGCATGGCCTTGTCACTGGCGCGACCGGAACCGGCAAGACCGTGTCGTTACAGGTGATGGCTGAAGGATTTGCGCGTGCCGGTGTTCCGGTTTTCGCGGCAGATATAAAGGGTGACCTTTCGGGTATTTCAGAAGTCGGGGAGGCCAAGGATTTTCTGGTCAAGCGCGCCAGCGATATGGGCCTCACATTTCAGCCCGACCAGTTTTCGACGGTGTTTTGGGACGTGTTCGGCGAGCAGGGCCATCCGGTGCGTGCGACGGTGACGGAAATGGGACCGTTGTTGCTGTCGCGGATGCTGGATCTGAACGATGTTCAAGAGGGCGTTTTGAACGTTGCGTTCCGCGTTGCCGACGATAACGGTCTTGCACTGATCGATATGAAGGATCTTCGTGCTCTCCTGGATGCGATCGTTCCGGACGCCGGCAAAAAGGACAACGATCCGCTGGCCGCGATCCGCAAGGCCGCGCAGGGCTTCGGCAATGTTACGCGGGCGACAGTTGGAACCATCCAACGCCAGCTTCTGGTGTTGGAAAACCAGGGCGGAACGAAATTCTTCGGGGAACCGGCACTATCGTTGAAGGATTTCATGCGCACCGACCGCGATGGCCGCGGCATGGTGAACATCCTGGTCGCCGACAAGCTGATGCAGAGCCCGCGGCTATACGCGACCTTCCTGCTGTGGATGCTATCAGAGCTGTTTGAGGAATTGCCGGAGGTCGGCGATCCGCCGAAGCCCAAGCTGGTGTTCTTCTTCGACGAGGCTCATCTGTTGTTCAACGATGCGCCCAAGGCGCTGATGGACAAGATCGAGCAGGTGGTGCGGCTGATACGTTCCAAGGGTGTCGGCGTCTACTTCGTGACCCAGAATCCGGTCGACGTGCCCGACAAGGTGCTCGGCCAATTGGGCAACCGCGTGCAGCACGCGTTGAGGGCCTTTACGCCGCGCGACCAGAAGGCCGTCGCGGCGGCGGCGCAGACGTTCCGGCCCAATCCGAAGCTCAACACCGCCCAGGTCATCATGGAATTGGGCAAGGGCGAAGCGCTGGTATCGTTTCTCGAAGGCAACGGTACACCGGCGATGGTCGAGCGCGTCATGATCCGGCCACCCTCGGCGCGGATCGGGCCGATCACGCCGGAGGAGCGCAAGGCGATTATCGACAATAGCCCGGTGAAGGGTAAATACGACACGGCCATCGACGCCGAGTCCGCCTATGAGATATTGCAAAAGCGCGTCGCCGGAACCGCAACCACAGCGGACGGGTCGGCCGGCGGGGGCGGGATGCTTGGACATCTCGGCGCGATCGTCGGCTCGATCTTCGGCACCAACGTATCACGCGGCAGATTGTCGACCGGTCAGCTCATCGCGCGCAATGTTACGCGCTCTGTTACCAACCAGGTCGTTGGTGGGGCCGTCGCCGGTCTCGGCAAATCGGTCGGCGGTTCGATTGGCGGTTCGGTCGGCCGCGCGCTGGTGCGCGGCGCGCTCGGCGGCCTGCTGCGACGATAG
- the folK gene encoding 2-amino-4-hydroxy-6-hydroxymethyldihydropteridine diphosphokinase translates to MADVLIALGGNVGDVRATFQKAIANICGMAQAALLARSSDYATPPWGDEQQARFINACIEIETSLDPHALLFTLHKIEQKFGRDRAKETRWGPRTLDLDLIAYDDISLEKPELTLPHPRLFERAFVLVPLAEIVPDRLIGGRHVRAALAELSTEGIERLPDPATNASG, encoded by the coding sequence ATGGCGGACGTCCTGATCGCGCTTGGCGGCAATGTCGGGGACGTCCGCGCGACATTTCAAAAGGCAATTGCCAATATCTGCGGCATGGCTCAGGCCGCGCTGCTGGCTCGCTCGTCCGACTATGCCACGCCGCCATGGGGCGATGAGCAGCAAGCCCGCTTCATCAATGCCTGCATCGAAATCGAAACCAGCCTCGATCCCCACGCGCTGCTGTTTACGCTGCACAAGATCGAACAGAAATTCGGCCGCGACCGCGCCAAAGAGACGCGCTGGGGCCCCCGCACCCTCGACCTCGACCTGATCGCCTATGACGACATTTCGCTCGAGAAGCCGGAACTGACGCTGCCGCATCCTCGGCTATTCGAACGCGCCTTCGTGCTTGTGCCGCTGGCAGAAATCGTGCCCGATCGCCTGATCGGCGGCCGTCATGTGAGAGCGGCGCTGGCGGAGCTATCAACCGAGGGCATCGAGCGATTGCCGGATCCTGCAACCAACGCCTCGGGTTAA